One part of the Malus sylvestris chromosome 2, drMalSylv7.2, whole genome shotgun sequence genome encodes these proteins:
- the LOC126604924 gene encoding 40S ribosomal protein S25-2, protein MAPKKDKAPPPSSKPAKSGGGKQKKKKWSKGKQKEKVNNMVLFDQGTYDKLLTEAPKYKLITPSILSDRLRINGSLARRAIRELMARGLIRMVSAHASQQIYTRATNT, encoded by the exons ATG GCGCCGAAGAAGGACAAGGCACCGCCGCCGTCGTCGAAGCCGGCGAAGTCCGGCGGAGgcaagcagaagaagaagaagtggaGCAAGGGAAAGCAgaaggagaaggtgaacaaCATGGTGCTCTTCGACCAGGGAACCTACGACAAGCTCCTCACTGAGGCACCCAAGTACAAGCTCATCACACCGTCCATTCTCTCCGACCGTCTCAGGATCAACGGCTCGCTGGCAAGGAGGGCCATCAGGGAGTTGATGGCCAGAGGCTTGATCAGGATGGTCTCTGCTCACGCCAGCCAACAGATCTACACCAGGGCTACCAACACCTAG